atcatcaaagagggaacttataagttagctcgacttggtggaggggcggtcccacggacttggaatgctatccacctaaagaaatattatcaatgaacatttgtaagacctagaaggtcaccttccatgtataaataaaaatcaaatgtttctcgttatttgcaagtgtaattttaaagtaacaacgaaagaccctttcccagttacttggggggcatatggtacctggatatatccaggtctccttaacgacttaggtgttaatttttatctacggataagagttatcacaaactaagtcctatcctggtcttaaccaggtcataaaacttagaagttaacaaaaatttgttgaccgtggttcttctttaaaagagcccgggatacggataaaagttgacgcgatctaagttttttcaaaataagttcctggtcttaaccaggtcataaaacttagaagttaacaaaaatttgttgaccgtggttcttctttaaaagagcccgggatacggataaaagttgacgcgatctaagttttttcaaaataagttcctggtcttaaccaggtcataaaacttagaagttaacaaaaatttgttgaccgtggttcttctttaaaagagcccgggatacggataaaagttgacgcgatctaagttttttcaaaataagttcttggtcttaaccaggtcataaaacttagaagttaacaaaaatttgttgaccgtggttattctttaaagagcccgggatacggataaagttaactcgaactaagttcataaaaataaagagatgaattctgaccaaatgcataaaaatatatatgtaaaactggttgagcaaattgtctcgaggcggaaacgcctcacataaaaaagagaattacaataaaaaagtgTTCAAAATACGTAAACGAGAAgcgtcctaagccccatcagctggccctttggaggtcgcggtctcgccctgctccgccacggcagaggcctctccagtctccgatggaggagcctccttattcaggcgggcttgaagctgcggcaacaagaacgcccagaggtccggcggcataaaggaaaagtccgcgtccggattgtgggaccagcagtgatagaacaggtcctgtaaggactgctccgacacgacccgctcgtctttcagggcggcctgggacgcctggacttcggccttcgccgcctcaagatctgtccacgatgcggccagggagtttttaagctctaggttctcggagcgaagcttctctagctcggatgcggccagggagtgtttaagctcttggttctccgagcggatcttctctagctcgactttagaggccgccagagcgtctctcgcctcctgagactcccggagggcggtctggcgatcagcttccaaaccctcgagctgggccttggtcctaacaatgcctctataggcggcagccatgccctgcaagaaaagaatgataaattagcaaactagaaggaaaaaggcggcgtgtgagtgttaaagccttaaaagaaaggggcactttaccgttaaggtcatgtccatcgcagactctataactcggaccgggcttgttgtttcgatggcccggagctccttctccctgatgttgtaatagtggctgacggcgtagctagccgactcatacaccgtcccccggaaggcttcgggcatcttctccagagcccgggggtcgaccgggatacgcacgtccggggctgccgcggccagattcccgacctctattaccccgtcctgagcggccagtggagatcgttggggtggcgggtgcatgagcctgtcctggcgacagggaggttcgcccccgcgacctgggatggcggggctttctccttctccttagccgggcatttggtggaggccccggccgagctcttggactcgcgaagcctctttaacctcggccctgctgggggattcccaccgaacacaacgccccgcagactattcccgggctgagacatctcttctgccaagaacaaaaaacatggttattagcaatcatgcagaaataaagacaaaaggtccaaaggcaataagaaagcaaatactaagggaaccctaccccccgagctggaagagcctaggacgattatctcgcgaactggcgaaggttctaggtccgtttctgaatcggggctggactcttctacgtactgcctaatccccggagcatagatgcccctctggagcgcaggccacgtgcgtaaattggtcccgtactcctcaaaaatgaccgacctaaaggctagggtattatctactactacggtacccttaggccgactctcttggttgtccagcacgagctggtcaacgcagtggagcaggagcgtgtccaggtccggattccttgggtgacgatggacgagcttcctagggttgaacctaaccagccgggggtctgcagtggccttatctacgttcttaaataagtaagagttaccttgaccggaaggactcgcggctgctccggattgagccctctcctcgctcatcccctgggcgacctccaaggtcctcttcctgttcctcaccagaggaacttcctcaccttcttcctcgccctcgtcgtctgcgacctcctgcgcgacgatcggtctgttgtcgcgagctgggggaggcccccggggccttttcaaattcaaagtctgatttgggaaaatcagcttgcaaaatatcatcgtctcgtccgtcacgagcacgcggtagtctttctcactggggggcaagttcgccagtgtatcgtattgacccccgagggtcacagacttttcggtcctcgagtagatggctgcaaggttggttaaagtcagaagtggaataaggggcgagctaaaataagataaccgttaaaaggcgagctaaatcaaggatcacttacgaggacggttgaaatagtgatgatcgcagtttcggaacccagtcgacataaaaaactggtctttgaagtcgtttggatgactcggcagctcgatcactgctgctgtgttagggaagcgggttaagtaatagaacccgtcgcctcgcccccgctggtccgggctggctttgaggcagaagaaatatagaatatcagcaggagtggggacctcccactcatgcttttggaacaaatacctcagtcccgccagcagacggtatgaattgggggggagctgaaatggggccaaccccacatagttcagaaaatcagcaaaatactgatccagggggaggaaggcccctgccttgaagtgttccccgctccaggccgcgaacgactcgtcgagcggcgtgcagctccgctccccatccgcagcaggtcgggcgatcacggaggtcttccccagaggaatgttgtggttgaggaagactttggtgatctttgcctggctggttatcttcgagacgattctctccgcctcgaaaaacgcgtcaggagccacctcggcttgcttctccaccgctggcccaaagtgaggaattggcgagctggtcaccaccgcctttcctttatcccgctgggaggacgaacttcccacattcttctgtggcagatttctctttggagccatctggtcgcctatcgaacaaaagaaaacactttagaaaaggcgacccaagcaggagagtgaagcaagtattaagtacacgagctggggtaagcccagcccgtggagagtggtgccacgcgttccaaggaacacgcgcctatgcccccaacagatcccagattactcggaattcgtgtgtcagaggactcagggtaaaaaattgccttggggggaaagtttcaacaagcAAGgcatggcaaaaccgcttttaaggcgtattccctaagctacctggtttttgcacccaaaattcctaagggtcctacccagaaattgttcctaagaaagaaccATGGAAACCATATTCTAAGatgatgtcccatggcaagtgtgccctaatctaagaagggccgtcaccctccatatccgcgcgacccagaaaacctctgcatgaggctacagtaaaattttttgcctaagctacagtggcatgctttcaaaaataaacaaggaCAGGAGACTTACAGTTAGATGGTGAGTGAGGTTGCTgtgctggtaggagcttcgttggcacaatGGTCTCCGAAgttttgaaggaactcgtacgcttaagcttcgtgaacgaagaagatgagagcaatggaaatgagggttttgttcttcggaaggtcagagaaaacAAGGAaagttgagaggttttgaatggtaaggtggcccgtgcgtgggatgaccacccctttttatacacgggaaggatcacgtgtaaaaggcccttgggagaccctccactcgaaatgtgaaacgacggctggacagtaggctaggccatttaatgcggttctcgtagagtgtaccgtcgccacccacggcgttccacgtatcagacgcatgcgaaaagcatggaatgcgaagggttgtgggagaagtctaaaagcccctactatggtctcccatatctgacgtcatggaccacgagcaggagcttggggggcagatgtacgccctggttttcccacgggctgtttagcaggacgagcctcggactaaacatgatttagcccgaggctcccacaggccagaggctctattttcaggaggggccctttctagctcgagggggatcctgtttccagctccctcttgttgcaccaggagctgggaacaacatccggcgaccactgacggatcagctcgggttatggattgctccggtagcgagcttctcagggagctctgaccctatgggaagtcaacacgcaagataaacgtgcataatcctgccatcacgtgtccgatatccccctgacttctcggacacgcagcaggaacgtgcgtattcagacacccacggacgggttgggccgtgcggcccattatctccttccatactgattagaccacacttgtgtgtcaggtttaggaattaatcatgaatatcacagacttgatatgacaaatggtaaggtcacgggatgacctccctaccaacttccaggtgccttctcctataaatatggagaccctgggagttgataggggttggaaaaatagtcttgtaagaactatatactttgtaaaccaattacccagaaaagatcaataatattgactactggagtagaaggatttgaaccttcgaaccacttaaaaacgtgtctggagtcacctagttctttctacaaagatttcatatctgtaacggttctacttttaagtactaatctctttctcttcttctcttaattatctgttgccgaagaaccgcgtcaacagtaaccttaaaaaacagttttttatttaattaattaataatttgacaattaaacataaaataatatttggtaactctatttttatttattatttttaaaatttttaattaaaattcattaaattttgaaaataaaattttttcactatcaaatttttttttaaactgttttcgatttttcctttcttttttttcttctatttttcaaATCAACaactcattttatattgttaaaaaaataaaaataaaaattatcaaacacatttattatttttttgttttttaaaacaaaaaacaaaaatagttaccaacatatttttattttttaaaaataaataaaaaaaataaaactaatatttccatttttgtgtttaaaattcaaaaacaaaaattttaccaaatacAATCTTTGTTTAGACACGTacgaaaaaaaaatagatacgcATCCTATAGTCAATTTAAACCATAATTTTGATATAGTAAATTATTAAGAATTCATCAAAAATTTGTAAGAGATTTTCTATGACTACAATAAACACCTTACAGTAAGTAAGATAAGAAGACAAACCTTCCCTATATTCtcccattaattataattaatattaacaacTTTGTTAGgctttttttaattatatatattttttgggaatttttttggtgtaaattatttgaaatttcttaaaaatttacagtatgttctaaataactgcaatatacacaatcataaaaaatatCACGCCGAAAACTATACACGACTTGAAAAACACAAAATATATGCACAGGTAATTATCCTATTTTTTTATGCAGCTCTAATTCGAAAAATTATTCCCTAAATTCGAAAAATTGTTGGTTGGGTAGGAGGAGCGTGGTTAAGGTGACATTACAGACAATATCGCTGACCAATCAATTCCCAAAACAAAACAGCTCACAATCAACGAGTAAGACAGTCGCACTTTTGCAGGGAAGGGGTAGGAGCCAGCTCCATAGTAGTTCTCTCTGACCATCTCAACCGTTGGTTCATTCCACGTGGCAGCCTCCTGGATTAGATGAATCTTCGTTTGGTGCTGGTCTATCATGGTCTATCACAACGTGGTAGCTGCTTTTCCAATTTAGAAACCTTGGTTGGGACTTATTGGTAAATATAATCttcttaatcatttttattattgttttattacGAATCACAATTTCACTCAACTTTTTTCTGTTTCTGTCTTCTATTTTTGGAGCCAGTTCATTACTTTCCATAAACATTGCTTTCAAAAGTTTACTTACTCCCCTCCCTCTAACACTGGTTTTTTCCGTTTAAACGATTTTGCAACGAAGTCCCTCATATCCTCAATAATTCCCCTTACTTCcgttattttagtttttatttaaattacaccCACTAAAAGTAAAACTTACATTTGACATTTTTTTAATTACTCATGAATATATTGTTtgttcatttaaaaaaattatattttataaattttgtgTGTCCAATCAATAATTAACATGTTCTGTCTAAATAACAACAATTGATTTTAATCACATTACCTAAACTACTTTACTTTCGTCTCAAATAGGGGTATGAGAGCAAAACTATGTTGTACTCTTTCTTGAGCGAAAAGGATAAAGCTTGCTCCATTAAGAAAACCAGAGCAAATAAAATAGATTATAATAATTGCATATTTAATTAAACACAAATGTccaaataaataaaacattaaaaaattattaagagTTATAAAAACTTTTGTAGTTTACTGATGCAAGTGGGGCGACCACCTTTTTTCTGTTTGAAAACTGATCAAAGGCCTCTCTCTATATATAAGTAGGCCTGTGTAAAAGAAAATATCAGAAGTTAAAGAGGTATAGAAGCAGCCtttaaaatatttatacattttctttcttctttgtATGTTTGAAGGCAAGGAAAGAATCCATTTGTAAGCTAAGGAAGTTCCTTGTAGTTTCTTAGAGTTCACTTTCCAATGCTATTCTTTGTACAAAACCCCATCTTTGTTTTTTTGTTGCCTTATTCTCTATCTCTCTCCTGTCTCATTTTCCCCTCTTGTTTCTGTTCAAAAGCACTACAAAAATAAACTCTTGTTCTTTGCTCTGTCTTAGCTTTCTACTTCTGCTTCAACATTTTGATATTGTCCTTTATATTTCACAAATTGTCTCTTTGATCCTTTTtcatcaaaagaaagaaaaaaagatgggAGTTGGAGGAACTTTGGAGTATTTGTCTGATCTAATGGGAAGTGGCCATAAACACAAGAAGAAGAAGCAATTGCAGACAGTTGACCTGAAAGTGAGAATGGACTGTGATGGCTGTGAGCTAAAAGTCAAGAAGGCACTCTCTTCATTAAGTGGCAAgttatttatatgtatatgtataattatgTTTTCTTTGTCCCCtgttttttaaagaaaattaCCTAGAAAAATGAGAGGATTTTGTTCAGTTAATGATGAGTTCATGCATGATTTTGCAGGAGTTAAATCTGTGGACATAAACAGGAAGCAACAGAAGGTGAGTGTTACTGGTTTTGTAGAAGCAAACAAAGTGCTTAAGAAAGCCAAGTCAACAGGGAAAAAAGCAGAGATATGGCCTTATGTTCCTTACAACCTAGTAGCTCAGCCTTATGCAGCTCAGTCTTATGACAAGAAAGCTCCTCCTGGTTATGTTAGGAAGGTTGAGAACACTGCCACAACTGGAACTGTGACAAGATATGATGATCCTTACATCACTATGTTCAGTGATGACAACCCAAATGCCTGTTCTATCATGTAGCTCCAAGAACACAACAACTAGAGCCAAATTCTCCCATCTTATTAACTTCCCTCTTCAAATAACTCCTATGAGTTTCACCGTAAAATCCCCATTTAGCCTTTTCTCTATTTTTAAATTTCCCTCTTTGGGTATTGTAGTTTTTTGGTGTTATTTTTACAAGATTTCTTTCTGTGTAGGAATTCAGCCCTTCTATTGCAAACACCTTGCAATTAGAAGTAGGCGAgtttaatatatttttgttagtCTCTCTCTTCTCTCCACTTGGCCATGGTAGTATGTGGTTTTGAAGTTTAGTTTGTTTTTTCTAAGAGGGTCTTGGAGGAGTAAATATGGTTTTGGTTTGTGGGTAATGGGTTGGTTGTAGTAGTCCTGAATTGTTGTGACGAATCAATCGCAGTTccgttattgttattattatcattaatatACGTGATGTTATTACATAATTTTGTGCCTGGCAGGCACTGCATCAGTTTGGTTACTGCTCTACACAGCTGTATCTTCATATAAAAGGAAAGCAGGCTGACTACTGTATTTAATGACTGGtgaatatttttttctatttagaGAAGGTCACCGTAATTTCAACTAACAAGCAAAACTTCACCTCGGTTAATGAAAAACTTGCCCCCTTATGTCTAATTGTAATTTCATATGCCTATACTTTAAAATAAATCGCTAAAACTCAATTTTTTCTCCTTTGCATTTAACTTTTACAATACTCCAAaaaattttattttacatttaactTTTCCCAAcatcaatttctctaatatgtaaaATATATAATGGGATGAATGTGCAACAACTCCATAAAAACGACCAACATAATTATGAAAAACATACATCATTTGTGGAAAACATCTTACTTTCGTTTAATTAAAAAACcaaaaaacccgtataaaaaaacttttaaatacTTATTTAGTTTAGAAGCATGCACATACTTAAAATAAAATTACAGTATTTGAAACTTTaaaacaacataaacataaacgACATAAAGTTTTTATACaacttaaaacttgacaaaagtgtAGCGACCTCCACAATCGGGAAACATGTACATTTCGCATGACATACTCTAGCGCTCAATGATCCGTCTTGCATTTTTGCTtacctacaacataaaacaactaggtaagcgaaatgcttagtaagaacaacttagcatacatagcataaagaAGACAAACATAAAGCCCTATCAGTGATCATACTGATATTCAACCATAAATAGGGTTTCGAAAGACCGAACCCTAACATAAAATTCAAGAACGTGTGAACGTCctagaaaacttatggtcatgcccaatgttatccccaaaaaatggagattgatgacgtgacaatagaggtgacaaatgacAGTATATGGTCattaaaagacacattaaatagtcaataaattcattgactcctcagagttatgataaagtgacccggcagactgatgaagagtttggactacttgagaggtgtcatgttcaagccaagtgcacccgaggagagtacttgggctagggtgtgcccggtcggactttggtccgaggagcattCCAAAGgatgtggtcggaccttggtccgaggagagccaagaggtgtggtcggaccttagtccgaggagagcctagAGGTGtagtcggaccttggtccgaggaaagccaagaggtgtggtcggaccttagtccgaggagagccaagaggtgttgtcggaccttagtccgaggagagcctagAGGTGtagtcggaccttggtccgaggagagccatgaggtgtggtcggaccttggtccgaggagagccatgaggtgtggtcggaccttggtccgaggagagccatgaggtgtggtcggaccttagtCCAAGGAGAGCCAAGAGGTGTGGTCCTTATGCATgtgtccagcaagtgcatggttgtccaaagagagaaatggcatgctagaggagagtcccatgttagacgagagacatggcatgctagaccatagtgccatgttagaggagaggagcacatgtccgaccagcaaatgcttgtcctaccagcaagtgtatgtcctaccagcacttgcatatgtccagcatgcatgtgtccgaccggcacttgcatgagtggtcagtaggagatatgggtcgaccagatagaggaggactaagtcaagattcccagaaacggcttcaacaagaaccggtcttggcacacgagggaatctctcattcttcccacaaattgggggttttgttacattttgaatgttttttgtaatttaaatgtaataaatataataaaatatcccgattctaggggatatcagatgtatgatcctaagcctataaatacatggcttatgagatcagaaaggggcttcttcttcttttgggacttttggcaatttgagagttggtctgagttttctagagagagaaagtgcttgtatctagaaaaattattgtattcttgtaatctgtactgaagaaacttagttggctcagttcatctgatcttgagtacagatctataaatcacaactctaagtggattaggctattaccaacatattggggttgaaccactataaaaattgctgtgttgtttactttctgttcaaaaaccgtctgtgtcgttttatttctcttgaaggtttgtcgtttttgacgttctcatgtcgttggccaaaaacgcggtcaacacccaATAACCAGATTCCATAACTAAGAAAACCTacacgcagaaaatcccagacCAGGTGTATGTATACAGATGATCTTAACTCATAACCTACGTGtcatacttaaca
The genomic region above belongs to Humulus lupulus chromosome 1, drHumLupu1.1, whole genome shotgun sequence and contains:
- the LOC133804485 gene encoding heavy metal-associated isoprenylated plant protein 23 gives rise to the protein MGVGGTLEYLSDLMGSGHKHKKKKQLQTVDLKVRMDCDGCELKVKKALSSLSGVKSVDINRKQQKVSVTGFVEANKVLKKAKSTGKKAEIWPYVPYNLVAQPYAAQSYDKKAPPGYVRKVENTATTGTVTRYDDPYITMFSDDNPNACSIM